From Vigna unguiculata cultivar IT97K-499-35 chromosome 5, ASM411807v1, whole genome shotgun sequence, the proteins below share one genomic window:
- the LOC114185804 gene encoding calcium-binding protein PBP1-like, giving the protein MIILCFLTIMEPRFTNFLTSFLQPTFKCIYLNTPKVIIITYNTFTFTLLGMAGIGKGMEFEDLLPVIAGKLGGEGLIDELCKGFQVLMDKEKGVITLESLRKNSATMGLQDFKDDELASMMREGDLDGDGALSQMEFCVLMFRLSPQLMQDSWFWLQQALHHNNNASL; this is encoded by the coding sequence ATGATAATTCTCTGTTTCTTAACTATCATGGAACCACGCTTCACCAACTTTCTAACCTCTTTCCTTCAACCCACCTTCAAATGCATCTATTTAAACACCCCAaaagtcatcatcatcacctACAACACATTCACATTCACATTGCTGGGGATGGCTGGGATTGGCAAGGGAATGGAATTCGAAGACTTGCTACCGGTGATCGCCGGTAAACTTGGCGGTGAGGGTCTGATCGATGAACTGTGCAAGGGGTTTCAGGTGCTGATGGACAAGGAGAAGGGGGTGATCACCCTGGAGAGTTTGAGGAAGAACTCTGCTACGATGGGTTTGCAGGATTTTAAAGACGATGAACTTGCGAGCATGATGAGAGAAGGAGATCTTGACGGTGATGGTGCACTCTCTCAGATGGAGTTCTGcgttttgatgttcagattgagTCCACAGTTGATGCAGGACTCTTGGTTTTGGCTCCAACAGGCTCTGCACCATAACAATAACGCTTCCCTTTGA